A region of Paenibacillus sp. JNUCC-31 DNA encodes the following proteins:
- a CDS encoding response regulator transcription factor, with amino-acid sequence MRNLLIVDDEVYALQAMVEGVDWSLAGIDQVFSASDAEEARMLLKAQPIDIMICDIEMPGETGLDLQSWVLKHDPGILTIFLTGHALFDYAQTAIKLNSFDYVLKPAPADQLLKVVTQAIDKIKDGEQYSRTNEVYETVYKRWQTHKPLLTERFWKDAVSQRLTLTPQKLQELAEVYGAEIDPQARVLPIVISVEEWVREFDLRDEQVLEYALRNAAKEMLLGDKPGEVFQDHSGLNIVLAYEQDGISPTASEVAEGCQSYIRECGSYFYCRLSCYVGVPVAITELQGMLYELMDMERRNINELEGVFNYDVQGREPEDRFLPIPWFSELSVLFETGKFEDLRERIDEIFELLAAQERLSPEILRLYYHAMLHVVYPLLHQKNVSVRSLYPGEREPEESVVTRSLPQLKHWTSDLISRAIPVLYPDDHSPMTIVDQLCIYIENHIGEELMREELASFAGFNPAYLSRLFRKEKGMSLSEFILQRRVAKAKTLLSQSTVKVTDIAGKVGYYNYSHFTKMFKKCTGITPQEFRKQSRTVQI; translated from the coding sequence ATGCGGAACCTATTGATCGTGGATGATGAAGTGTATGCCTTGCAGGCAATGGTCGAAGGGGTAGATTGGAGCCTGGCTGGAATTGACCAGGTATTCAGTGCTAGCGATGCTGAAGAGGCAAGAATGCTGTTAAAAGCCCAACCCATTGATATTATGATCTGTGATATTGAAATGCCGGGTGAAACAGGACTTGACCTGCAGAGCTGGGTATTGAAACATGATCCTGGCATACTGACAATCTTTCTGACGGGGCATGCCCTGTTCGATTATGCCCAGACGGCGATCAAGCTGAACAGCTTCGACTATGTGCTGAAGCCTGCTCCAGCGGATCAGTTGCTCAAGGTGGTGACACAGGCAATCGACAAAATTAAGGATGGAGAACAGTATTCACGCACCAATGAAGTATATGAGACCGTGTACAAACGTTGGCAAACCCACAAACCTCTCCTGACAGAGCGTTTCTGGAAAGATGCCGTCTCGCAGCGTCTCACCCTAACCCCGCAAAAGTTGCAGGAACTGGCGGAGGTCTATGGAGCTGAGATTGATCCGCAAGCTCGTGTTCTGCCGATTGTCATATCGGTTGAGGAATGGGTGCGGGAATTCGACCTGCGGGATGAGCAGGTGCTGGAATATGCGCTTCGCAATGCGGCCAAGGAGATGCTGCTCGGCGACAAACCCGGCGAAGTCTTTCAGGACCATAGCGGATTAAATATTGTGCTGGCCTACGAACAGGATGGCATCAGTCCGACAGCAAGTGAAGTGGCAGAAGGATGTCAGAGCTATATCCGGGAGTGCGGCTCCTATTTCTACTGCCGATTATCCTGTTATGTCGGAGTCCCGGTAGCGATTACAGAATTACAAGGCATGCTCTATGAGCTGATGGATATGGAGCGTCGCAATATTAACGAGCTTGAAGGGGTCTTCAATTATGACGTACAAGGCCGGGAACCGGAGGATCGCTTTTTGCCGATACCATGGTTTTCCGAGCTGTCCGTCCTGTTTGAAACCGGGAAGTTCGAAGACCTGCGCGAGCGTATTGATGAAATCTTTGAGTTGCTGGCTGCCCAGGAGCGGCTGTCACCAGAAATTCTGCGCTTGTACTATCATGCGATGCTGCATGTGGTCTATCCACTGCTTCATCAAAAAAATGTGTCCGTACGCAGCCTGTATCCGGGCGAACGGGAGCCGGAAGAAAGTGTTGTGACACGTTCGTTGCCCCAGTTGAAGCATTGGACTTCAGACCTGATTAGTCGAGCCATTCCGGTATTGTATCCGGACGATCACAGTCCAATGACCATTGTGGACCAGCTGTGCATATACATTGAAAATCATATTGGCGAAGAGCTGATGCGTGAAGAACTTGCATCTTTTGCCGGATTTAACCCTGCCTATCTATCTCGCCTGTTTCGAAAAGAAAAGGGCATGTCGCTATCCGAATTCATTCTCCAGCGGAGAGTAGCCAAAGCAAAAACGTTATTGTCCCAATCAACCGTCAAGGTAACGGATATCGCAGGCAAGGTGGGGTATTACAACTACTCTCATTTTACGAAAATGTTCAAAAAATGCACGGGCATTACACCACAGGAGTTTCGCAAACAGTCCCGAACGGTACAGATTTGA
- a CDS encoding ABC transporter permease, whose protein sequence is MKTQPQAGKGARLSAVQGIPDVPVRKRKSVLYNLGKFKVLYLMFLPGILFLLVNNYMPMFGVLIAFKNVNYADGIWGSPWSGWDNFKYLFSTSDAWEITRNTLAYNTVFIALNLFVGVGLAILLNEVKNKAMSKLYQSLMLLPYFLSMIVVSYLVLAFLGKDSGFMNSTILQLFGGQPIDWYSEPKYWPYILPLVNIWKNIGYYAVIYLAAVVGIDEEYYEAAVLDGASKWHQIRFITVPFLVPLIVIMTLLQIGRIFYADFSLFYQVPLESGALFPVTNVLDTYVYRTFLIGGDIGMSSAAGLYQAVVGFVLVLVSNTIVRRMDKDNALF, encoded by the coding sequence ATGAAGACACAACCCCAGGCGGGTAAGGGAGCACGTCTATCAGCTGTACAGGGCATACCGGATGTACCGGTTCGTAAACGAAAGTCTGTCCTGTACAATCTAGGTAAATTCAAAGTTTTGTATCTCATGTTTTTGCCAGGCATTCTGTTTCTGCTGGTGAACAACTATATGCCAATGTTCGGTGTTCTGATTGCGTTCAAAAATGTGAACTATGCCGACGGTATTTGGGGCAGCCCGTGGAGCGGTTGGGATAATTTCAAGTATTTGTTCTCCACGAGCGATGCTTGGGAGATCACACGCAACACGCTCGCATATAACACCGTATTTATTGCGCTGAATTTATTTGTAGGTGTAGGGCTTGCGATATTGTTGAATGAAGTGAAGAACAAGGCGATGTCCAAATTGTATCAGTCACTCATGCTGCTTCCGTATTTTCTGTCGATGATTGTAGTCAGCTATCTGGTGCTCGCGTTTCTCGGCAAGGATTCGGGCTTCATGAACTCAACGATTCTTCAGCTCTTTGGCGGACAGCCCATTGACTGGTATTCAGAGCCCAAGTATTGGCCGTACATTTTGCCGCTGGTGAACATATGGAAGAATATCGGTTACTATGCCGTCATTTATCTGGCAGCAGTGGTAGGTATCGATGAGGAATATTATGAAGCGGCTGTGCTGGATGGTGCGAGCAAGTGGCATCAGATTCGCTTCATTACCGTTCCGTTTCTTGTGCCGCTGATCGTGATTATGACACTGCTGCAGATCGGTCGTATTTTCTATGCGGACTTCAGTCTGTTCTACCAGGTTCCACTGGAATCGGGAGCTCTATTCCCGGTCACGAACGTTCTGGATACGTATGTGTACCGCACATTCCTCATCGGGGGCGATATCGGGATGTCCTCTGCAGCTGGACTTTATCAGGCTGTTGTCGGATTTGTGCTAGTTCTCGTATCCAATACCATCGTCAGGAGAATGGACAAAGATAATGCATTATTTTGA
- a CDS encoding carbohydrate ABC transporter permease encodes MKSRDPLAVSRRSASFIHGMFLFYAIACIVPILLVFAISFSDETTVIANGYKLIPEKFSLTAYEFLFKDMDQIIHSYGISIIVTVIGTITSVALTALYAYPLSRRDLPYRGWFAFFIFFTMLFNGGLVPWYLVYVNVLDLKNSILALIMPLLLSPFFVLVMRTFFANSIPVSILESARIDGAGELRTFTRIVLPLSLPVMATVALFSTLNYWNDWYLSMIFISDNRTISLQYLMYRTLLDIQYLTSNSNVSSQISSQGGLLNLPNKTLQMAMAVVGIGPIVLAYPFFQRYFIKGLTVGAVKG; translated from the coding sequence GTGAAATCACGTGATCCATTAGCCGTGTCGCGGCGTTCCGCGTCCTTCATTCACGGTATGTTTTTATTCTACGCCATTGCCTGCATCGTGCCGATCCTGCTTGTCTTCGCCATCTCATTCTCGGACGAGACGACGGTTATTGCGAACGGGTATAAGCTGATTCCGGAGAAGTTTAGTCTGACTGCCTATGAATTTCTGTTCAAGGACATGGATCAGATCATCCATTCCTATGGCATTTCCATTATTGTAACCGTGATAGGTACGATAACGAGTGTAGCGCTGACTGCATTGTATGCGTACCCGCTTTCCCGGAGGGATTTGCCTTATCGCGGGTGGTTCGCCTTTTTCATCTTTTTCACCATGTTATTCAATGGCGGGCTGGTCCCTTGGTATCTTGTCTATGTGAACGTGCTGGATTTGAAAAACTCCATTCTCGCACTGATCATGCCGCTGCTGCTTTCACCGTTCTTCGTGCTGGTGATGCGTACGTTCTTCGCCAATTCCATTCCGGTTTCGATTCTCGAATCGGCACGAATTGATGGTGCAGGTGAATTAAGAACGTTTACACGAATCGTGCTTCCGCTCTCCCTCCCGGTGATGGCGACCGTTGCGCTGTTCAGCACATTGAATTACTGGAATGACTGGTATCTTAGCATGATTTTTATATCTGATAACCGGACGATCAGCCTTCAGTACCTTATGTACCGAACGCTGCTCGATATTCAATATTTAACATCCAACTCCAATGTCTCTTCACAGATTTCATCACAGGGCGGATTGTTGAATCTGCCGAATAAAACACTGCAAATGGCGATGGCTGTTGTCGGTATTGGTCCAATTGTACTGGCATATCCATTCTTCCAGCGGTATTTCATCAAGGGCCTCACGGTAGGCGCAGTGAAGGGGTAA
- a CDS encoding ABC transporter substrate-binding protein — translation MLKVWPRMGAAVMALSLVLAGCSTDKGGTTPAAEGGGAAESGGKPYEVTLYYPGTPQKDVALVEAEINKKMEPKIGATLKINAIDWGQWDNKLNLMISSGEKSDIIFTAAWQNYTVNVAKGAFLPLNELLDKYGQDIKKNLDPAFLEGSQVDGVNYGVPTNKELAATRGVLVRQDLADKYKLDLTAVKTWADLEPLLKTIKENEPGITPFYMSNTNGNGLLENLDWDYLGDASVPGVISKTAGTTKVMNEVETPEFKEAAELARKWYQAGYINSDAATSNVFPKDQAKAGKAFLWTDGMKPGKDKEEEGYVGYPLTQIEMTQPTITTGDASGAMLAISRSSEQPEKAMQVINLLHSDKEINNLLNFGIEGTHYVKKDGEENIITLPQGVDANSRTYNPGAQWQLGNQFLNYLWDNEDPQKWEKFKEFNAKGVKSPALGFTFNSQSVKNEIAAVNNVNKQFKPGMTSGAVDPNEMIPKYLEKLKAAGIDKIIAAKQEQLDAFLSKK, via the coding sequence ATGTTAAAGGTATGGCCACGTATGGGAGCAGCAGTTATGGCGCTGAGCCTGGTGTTGGCAGGATGCTCAACGGACAAAGGTGGAACCACACCGGCAGCCGAGGGCGGCGGTGCAGCAGAGAGCGGGGGCAAGCCCTATGAAGTGACGCTGTACTATCCGGGCACACCACAGAAAGATGTGGCTCTGGTCGAAGCTGAGATCAACAAAAAGATGGAGCCAAAGATTGGAGCTACCCTCAAGATCAATGCAATCGATTGGGGGCAGTGGGATAACAAGCTGAATCTCATGATCTCTTCAGGTGAAAAATCGGACATTATTTTCACGGCGGCATGGCAGAATTACACCGTCAATGTAGCGAAAGGGGCTTTCTTGCCGCTCAATGAGCTGCTTGACAAGTATGGGCAGGATATCAAGAAAAATCTTGACCCAGCCTTTTTGGAAGGTTCGCAGGTGGATGGCGTAAACTATGGTGTTCCTACCAACAAGGAATTGGCAGCAACACGTGGCGTACTCGTACGCCAAGATCTGGCTGACAAATACAAGCTCGATCTGACCGCAGTGAAAACGTGGGCTGACCTGGAGCCGCTGCTCAAAACAATTAAGGAGAATGAACCTGGTATTACTCCGTTTTATATGTCCAATACCAATGGTAACGGACTGCTGGAAAACCTGGACTGGGATTATCTCGGCGATGCATCCGTTCCTGGGGTAATCTCCAAAACAGCAGGTACCACCAAGGTAATGAACGAAGTGGAGACTCCTGAATTCAAGGAAGCAGCTGAACTGGCGCGCAAGTGGTATCAAGCTGGATACATCAACAGTGATGCCGCAACTTCCAATGTGTTCCCAAAAGATCAGGCGAAGGCAGGCAAGGCTTTCCTCTGGACCGACGGCATGAAGCCGGGCAAAGATAAGGAAGAAGAAGGGTACGTTGGATATCCACTGACCCAGATTGAGATGACACAGCCTACGATTACAACCGGTGATGCTTCGGGTGCCATGCTGGCCATTTCCCGTTCCTCCGAGCAGCCGGAGAAAGCCATGCAGGTCATTAACCTGCTGCATTCCGACAAAGAGATCAACAACCTGCTCAATTTCGGAATCGAAGGTACACATTATGTGAAAAAAGACGGCGAAGAAAACATTATTACTCTCCCGCAAGGAGTAGACGCCAACAGTCGCACATACAACCCGGGCGCACAATGGCAGCTGGGCAATCAGTTCCTGAACTACCTCTGGGATAATGAAGATCCGCAGAAATGGGAAAAGTTCAAGGAGTTTAATGCCAAAGGCGTCAAGTCGCCTGCACTGGGCTTTACCTTCAACAGCCAATCCGTCAAAAACGAAATTGCCGCGGTAAATAACGTGAACAAACAGTTCAAACCGGGCATGACCTCGGGCGCAGTTGATCCAAACGAGATGATCCCGAAATATCTGGAGAAGCTGAAAGCCGCAGGTATTGATAAAATTATTGCCGCCAAACAAGAGCAGCTCGACGCGTTCCTGTCCAAGAAATAG
- a CDS encoding sensor histidine kinase, with protein MVILILIMLVPVVLLYWYSNHKTTAVLRDELNRSNSNQLEFFQNQVNTHIELLSSWPNLLIHDPDIASFRRIYADSKYFDLDTINLVKRIQNKLSIQESSSNWTTKLYLYSPSLGRVVSERDARTYDEQALRGNISSGWNVRKIQDGDDERFIFSWITVSPYGISDPAANAETVIKLEFDSDNIRDMLDKFKDDGRHDPFYYREESGVIYNRTSDRGLTGQLMDKLAIDKLKDVDNRTVVIDGEPYMVNTVKSSTTGWYLVDYMPLSAILKPIHQSNILFYSAMICLLLMSFGVAYLLYVQVQVPVKQLIRGFQRLKQEDYSVRITPKGRNEFSFLSERFNSMVEQIQQLFQHVYLEQIHVREARLKQLQSQINPHFFYNCFSFITSMAKLKRVDAVVAMSHNLSRYYRYTTRQERDVVPLTEEIEFVTCYLEIQQMRMDRIHFKIDLSEELLRQEVPPLIIQPLVENAVIHGIEADAEAGGIRISGEQREGLMILTVDDDGQGMDAQARQLLLHKLTGSMDQEMGCGLWNVNQRLQLRYGEQAGLRVTESPLGGLRVTLLWPADAEKTLPEYEE; from the coding sequence ATGGTCATTTTAATTTTGATTATGCTGGTTCCAGTCGTACTGCTGTACTGGTATTCGAACCATAAAACAACAGCCGTTTTGCGAGATGAACTCAATCGTTCCAACAGCAACCAGCTGGAGTTTTTTCAAAATCAAGTCAATACGCACATCGAGCTGTTATCTTCATGGCCAAATCTGCTCATTCATGACCCTGATATTGCGAGCTTCAGACGGATTTACGCTGACAGTAAATATTTCGATCTGGATACGATTAATCTCGTGAAACGGATTCAGAACAAGCTAAGTATTCAGGAAAGTTCATCGAATTGGACAACGAAGTTATACCTCTATTCCCCATCACTGGGCAGGGTCGTCTCTGAAAGAGATGCCCGCACCTACGATGAACAGGCACTGCGAGGAAACATATCATCCGGGTGGAATGTTCGCAAGATTCAGGACGGCGATGATGAGCGATTTATATTCAGCTGGATTACCGTATCCCCATATGGCATCAGTGATCCGGCAGCCAATGCCGAAACCGTAATCAAGCTGGAGTTCGACAGTGACAACATTCGTGATATGTTGGATAAATTTAAGGATGATGGACGCCATGATCCCTTCTATTATCGTGAAGAGTCAGGCGTTATTTATAACCGCACTTCGGATCGTGGTTTGACAGGTCAGCTGATGGACAAGCTGGCGATCGACAAGCTTAAGGATGTGGACAACCGTACAGTAGTCATTGACGGCGAGCCCTACATGGTTAATACGGTGAAGTCCAGCACAACAGGCTGGTATCTCGTGGATTACATGCCATTATCCGCAATTCTGAAGCCCATCCATCAATCTAATATCCTGTTTTATTCAGCTATGATCTGTCTGTTATTGATGAGCTTTGGCGTAGCATATCTGTTGTATGTCCAGGTCCAGGTACCTGTCAAACAGCTGATTCGGGGATTCCAACGATTGAAGCAAGAGGATTATTCAGTCCGAATCACACCCAAAGGACGGAATGAATTCAGCTTTTTGTCCGAACGGTTCAATTCCATGGTCGAGCAGATTCAACAGTTGTTTCAACATGTGTATCTGGAGCAGATTCATGTACGTGAAGCCCGACTGAAGCAGTTGCAATCACAGATTAATCCTCACTTTTTCTATAATTGCTTCTCATTCATTACGAGCATGGCGAAGCTGAAGCGTGTCGATGCCGTCGTTGCCATGTCTCATAATCTGTCCCGATACTATCGGTATACGACGAGGCAGGAGCGTGATGTGGTGCCGCTCACAGAGGAGATTGAGTTTGTGACTTGTTATCTGGAGATTCAGCAGATGCGCATGGACCGGATACATTTCAAGATTGACTTATCGGAAGAACTTCTGAGGCAGGAGGTGCCTCCGCTAATTATACAACCATTAGTAGAGAATGCAGTTATTCATGGTATTGAAGCAGATGCCGAGGCGGGGGGAATTCGGATTTCGGGAGAACAAAGAGAAGGCTTGATGATTCTTACTGTCGATGACGATGGACAAGGTATGGATGCACAGGCCCGCCAGTTGCTGCTTCACAAACTCACAGGCAGTATGGATCAGGAGATGGGCTGCGGTCTGTGGAACGTCAATCAGCGTCTACAGCTCAGGTATGGGGAACAGGCGGGACTTCGTGTTACGGAATCACCTCTTGGGGGACTGCGTGTTACCTTGTTGTGGCCTGCAGACGCCGAGAAGACTCTTCCGGAATACGAAGAATAG
- a CDS encoding response regulator: protein MIDILLVDDETYVTESLELTIPWGELGVTTVLRAASGKEALQIMEENAVDLVVTDIRMPGMSGLELIEEVSSRWPHIRCILLTGHSDFQYAKKAIQLQAADYILKPVNDEEFMASVSSAISSLRGEWDEFDKYHRLLYSRKSDYKILRENLMHDLLLGREITARALGEQLEKYEIALQPDQPTVMMLIRLTGRFSAMDQQSLDLMEFAVGNIAEEVFGPQYNVWFGRGPHECLVMMIQKEGWTEPDLTNVEELKQPVGTFREHVIRYLQGDLSMVVTAPFPYADLTTAYRKGLGSLVLSGPEENTIIYMDNELSKRPENDAAQQVLEELYKPPVLPQLLETKQWEAAARKLNAVFDAADRACLSREHVYEMYLSVTNAFMYIAHKQGHLVHEIDHAGFDLLLAHQLIQSPDKLRRWATEMLAKLQEELSDQEGVQSRRHVIKQVQEMVTRDTGQDLSVKMIADKVYLHPVYLSKIYKAETGEGLGDYMIRMRMERALYLLKNTNKKIYEITSELGYQNPQYFSKMFKKHYGMTPNEYRDQA from the coding sequence TTGATCGATATATTGCTTGTGGATGACGAAACGTATGTGACAGAAAGTCTGGAATTGACCATTCCCTGGGGAGAACTTGGGGTTACAACGGTTTTGCGTGCAGCCTCTGGGAAGGAAGCACTGCAGATCATGGAGGAGAATGCTGTAGACCTCGTCGTTACCGATATTCGAATGCCGGGTATGTCCGGACTGGAACTGATTGAAGAGGTAAGCAGCCGATGGCCGCACATCCGCTGCATCCTGTTGACCGGACACAGTGATTTTCAATATGCCAAGAAAGCCATTCAGCTGCAGGCTGCCGATTATATTCTCAAGCCGGTAAACGATGAGGAATTCATGGCTTCGGTCTCCTCTGCCATTTCATCCCTGCGGGGGGAATGGGATGAATTCGATAAATACCATCGGCTGCTGTACAGCCGCAAGTCGGATTATAAAATTTTACGGGAAAATCTGATGCACGATCTGTTACTGGGCCGCGAAATTACTGCTCGTGCATTGGGTGAACAGCTGGAAAAGTACGAGATTGCGCTTCAGCCGGACCAGCCAACGGTTATGATGCTTATTCGCCTTACAGGTCGGTTCTCGGCAATGGATCAGCAATCGCTGGATTTGATGGAGTTTGCCGTTGGCAATATCGCCGAAGAGGTGTTTGGTCCCCAGTACAATGTATGGTTTGGACGAGGTCCACATGAATGTCTGGTCATGATGATACAGAAAGAGGGCTGGACGGAGCCAGACTTAACGAATGTGGAAGAACTGAAGCAGCCCGTTGGGACTTTTCGCGAGCATGTTATTCGATACTTGCAAGGCGATCTGTCCATGGTGGTTACAGCGCCGTTTCCCTATGCTGATCTGACGACCGCTTATCGTAAAGGTTTGGGATCACTGGTACTGTCCGGGCCAGAGGAAAATACGATCATATACATGGATAATGAGCTATCCAAACGTCCGGAGAATGATGCAGCACAACAAGTGCTTGAAGAACTGTATAAGCCACCCGTGCTGCCTCAATTGCTTGAAACCAAGCAATGGGAGGCTGCGGCACGAAAGTTGAATGCCGTTTTTGATGCAGCGGACCGTGCATGTCTCTCCAGAGAACATGTGTATGAGATGTATTTGTCTGTAACGAATGCATTTATGTATATCGCGCACAAGCAGGGGCATCTCGTACATGAGATCGATCATGCGGGATTCGACCTGCTGCTGGCACATCAGCTGATTCAATCACCTGACAAGCTGCGCCGCTGGGCGACGGAGATGCTTGCCAAGCTGCAGGAAGAGCTGTCAGATCAGGAAGGTGTACAGAGTCGCAGGCACGTCATCAAGCAGGTACAGGAGATGGTAACCCGAGATACTGGGCAAGATCTGTCGGTAAAGATGATCGCGGACAAGGTGTATCTGCATCCCGTGTATCTGTCCAAGATTTACAAAGCCGAAACAGGTGAGGGACTGGGCGATTATATGATTCGTATGCGGATGGAGCGTGCATTGTATTTGCTCAAAAACACAAACAAAAAAATATACGAAATTACCAGTGAGCTGGGGTACCAAAATCCGCAATATTTCAGCAAAATGTTCAAAAAACATTATGGAATGACACCGAATGAATATCGGGATCAGGCATAA
- a CDS encoding type 2 periplasmic-binding domain-containing protein, producing the protein MRAKSTKKRWLPLLATTTCLAVILTACGGGNSGGENAGSSTSAVENEYKEKYDPAVTITTAWGIDPELKFKNGESMENNVATKWAKDKFGIDIKSLWSVTDTNGAFATKLRLAMSSGQEMPDVVTVGDNLLAQDLIDSGMYQEVGPLFDKYASDTWKKAMEQDPNVWNQYSRDGKRMGIPVLDYAYNNDYLLWIRQDWLDKLNMKAPKTIDELEAVMEAFKNKNPDGLAPDKVTPLSIGFKTSMNTWMGDPSWIFGAYGTLPFQWNVGTDGKLEYGSINPGMKQGLTKLSEWLKKGYIPQEAALWDENKTAEPAVAGTAGIIPGPYWMSGWPLKDTVKNAPGAVWKPIEIPTGPEGKAMRHGTQFVNGVILIKKDMEHPEAFFTYENYLFDNYADPKPGSEYDNGLFAGYDYQLDSNGKQMPIEEIDGGYVNVVRYLLVRDGARIPDAQMKALMNLANGKEPETKLEKDVAVNYGKETPAAAKVLLSQEEISYKNMFTGPTTQTMKSKLDYLNKIENQAFNEIIYGKNPVDSFDTFVQTWKSGGGDQITQEVNAWYDSVKK; encoded by the coding sequence ATGAGAGCGAAATCTACAAAAAAGAGATGGCTGCCGCTCCTCGCTACAACAACGTGTCTTGCTGTCATCCTTACTGCATGTGGAGGAGGCAACAGTGGCGGTGAGAACGCGGGTTCGAGCACATCAGCCGTTGAAAACGAATACAAAGAAAAATATGATCCGGCAGTAACCATTACAACAGCATGGGGAATCGACCCTGAGCTAAAATTCAAAAATGGTGAATCCATGGAAAATAACGTGGCAACGAAGTGGGCGAAAGACAAATTCGGAATTGACATCAAATCCTTGTGGTCCGTAACAGATACAAATGGTGCTTTTGCAACCAAGCTTCGTCTTGCAATGTCTTCCGGTCAGGAAATGCCGGATGTTGTAACTGTTGGGGATAATCTGCTTGCCCAGGATCTGATTGATTCCGGCATGTACCAAGAAGTAGGCCCATTATTCGACAAATACGCTTCCGATACTTGGAAAAAAGCAATGGAGCAGGACCCTAATGTGTGGAACCAGTACAGCCGGGATGGCAAAAGAATGGGGATTCCCGTACTGGACTATGCATACAACAATGACTACCTGCTCTGGATTCGTCAGGATTGGCTGGACAAGCTGAACATGAAAGCGCCAAAAACCATTGACGAGCTGGAAGCCGTAATGGAAGCGTTCAAAAATAAAAACCCGGATGGATTGGCTCCAGACAAGGTCACTCCGCTGAGTATCGGTTTCAAAACATCCATGAACACATGGATGGGTGATCCATCCTGGATTTTTGGTGCTTACGGTACACTGCCATTCCAATGGAATGTGGGTACAGACGGCAAACTGGAGTATGGTTCCATCAATCCGGGCATGAAGCAAGGTCTGACCAAATTGAGCGAATGGCTCAAAAAAGGATACATCCCTCAGGAAGCAGCGTTATGGGATGAGAACAAAACGGCAGAGCCGGCAGTGGCGGGTACAGCAGGTATTATCCCGGGTCCTTACTGGATGAGTGGATGGCCGCTGAAGGATACGGTGAAAAATGCCCCAGGTGCAGTGTGGAAACCGATTGAGATTCCAACCGGTCCTGAAGGCAAAGCGATGCGTCACGGTACACAATTTGTAAACGGCGTTATTCTGATCAAGAAAGACATGGAACACCCGGAAGCATTCTTCACATACGAGAATTACCTGTTTGATAATTACGCAGATCCGAAACCTGGCAGTGAATATGATAACGGTCTGTTTGCAGGCTATGACTATCAATTGGATTCAAATGGAAAACAAATGCCGATTGAAGAAATTGATGGCGGGTATGTCAACGTAGTACGTTATTTGCTCGTGCGTGATGGCGCCCGTATTCCGGATGCACAGATGAAAGCCTTGATGAATCTGGCCAATGGAAAAGAACCTGAAACCAAGCTCGAAAAAGATGTTGCCGTGAACTATGGTAAAGAGACACCTGCCGCAGCGAAAGTGCTGCTGAGTCAGGAAGAAATCTCTTACAAAAACATGTTCACAGGTCCTACAACACAGACGATGAAATCGAAGCTGGACTATTTGAACAAAATTGAGAATCAAGCCTTTAATGAAATTATTTATGGCAAAAATCCGGTAGATTCGTTTGATACCTTTGTACAAACGTGGAAATCGGGTGGCGGTGATCAAATCACACAAGAGGTTAACGCATGGTATGACAGTGTGAAAAAATAA